The proteins below come from a single Verrucomicrobiota bacterium genomic window:
- a CDS encoding response regulator transcription factor, with protein MRVLVVEDDKKIASFVVNGLKQSSFAVDHCADGEEGLFMARNTSYDAAVIDIMLPKLDGLSLVQTLRKENVRVPVIILSAKASVDDRVKGLQAGSDDYLTKPFAFSELLARVQALIRRATNTSEPTRLAVGDLTLDLLTREVTRGNQKIELQAREFSLLEYLMRHAGRVVTKTMILEHVWDYSFDPQTNVVDVLVHRLRSKVDKDFPKKLIQTLRGVGYVLKA; from the coding sequence ATGCGCGTGCTTGTGGTTGAAGATGACAAGAAGATCGCCTCGTTCGTCGTGAACGGGCTCAAGCAAAGCAGCTTCGCGGTCGATCATTGCGCCGACGGTGAAGAAGGGCTGTTCATGGCCCGCAACACCTCCTACGACGCGGCGGTGATCGACATCATGCTGCCGAAGTTGGACGGTTTGAGCCTCGTGCAGACGCTGCGGAAGGAGAACGTCCGGGTGCCGGTGATCATCCTCAGCGCCAAAGCGTCGGTCGATGACCGCGTCAAAGGCCTGCAAGCGGGCAGCGACGATTACCTCACCAAACCGTTCGCCTTCTCCGAATTGCTGGCGCGCGTGCAAGCGCTGATCCGCCGCGCCACCAATACGTCCGAGCCGACGCGCCTGGCCGTCGGGGATCTCACGCTGGATTTGTTGACGCGCGAGGTCACGCGCGGCAACCAGAAGATCGAGTTGCAAGCGCGCGAGTTTTCCTTGCTGGAATATCTGATGCGCCACGCAGGGCGGGTCGTGACCAAAACGATGATTCTCGAACACGTCTGGGATTACAGCTTCGATCCGCAAACGAACGTCGTCGATGTGCTCGTCCACCGGTTGCGCTCGAAAGTGGACAAAGATTTTCCAAAGAAACTCATTCAAACCTTGCGCGGGGTGGGTTATGTCCTCAAAGCCTGA
- a CDS encoding DegQ family serine endoprotease — protein sequence MSTPMKQIFGRDPAAWLAGTFAITLASLAFIGITQAQDDSKEKAVRLVVDDKPINRDGKFTTSFAPVVKKVAPGVVNIFTETNVKQTDYPQIPFLNDQLFRRFFGDDFDSGNPRRGFRPPKQRGIGSGVIVSKDGYILSNNHVVEKADEIKVRLNSDDREYTAKVVGTDPKSDVAVLKIDAKDLPALDLANSDKIEVGDLVLAIGNPFGVGQTVTMGMISATGRAGLGVDIDYADFIQTDAAINPGNSGGALVDAEGRLIGINTYIVSMSGGNQGIGFAIPVNLAKSVMESIIQHGRVIRGYLGVWLQDINPSLAKEFDLQDKSGVIITEVLPGSPAEKAGLKVEDIVTELDGKPAKDSRHLKLQVGQLAPGSKARMKILRDGKPRTIEVTLKELPDSEQTTRADRRRDTPSDETLQGVTVGDLNAAARRQYGIPRDLEGALVMQVEPNSASYDAGLRPGDVILEVNRQRVRGAEDAVALTEKAKDRTTLLRVWSRGGTRYLVVDEGKGR from the coding sequence ATGAGCACACCCATGAAACAAATCTTCGGAAGGGATCCTGCCGCGTGGCTGGCGGGAACGTTCGCGATCACCCTGGCCAGCCTGGCTTTTATCGGGATCACTCAAGCCCAGGATGATTCGAAGGAAAAAGCCGTTCGCCTGGTTGTGGATGACAAGCCGATCAACCGGGACGGCAAATTCACGACCAGCTTCGCGCCCGTCGTCAAGAAAGTCGCGCCTGGCGTCGTGAACATTTTTACCGAAACGAACGTCAAGCAGACCGACTACCCGCAGATCCCTTTCTTAAACGATCAATTGTTCCGGCGCTTCTTTGGCGATGATTTCGATTCCGGAAATCCGCGGCGCGGCTTTCGCCCGCCCAAGCAGCGCGGGATCGGTTCCGGCGTCATTGTGTCGAAAGACGGTTACATCCTGAGCAACAATCACGTCGTCGAAAAAGCGGACGAGATCAAAGTGCGCCTGAATTCCGATGACCGGGAATACACCGCCAAGGTCGTCGGCACCGATCCGAAATCCGATGTCGCCGTGCTGAAGATCGACGCCAAAGACTTGCCTGCGCTCGACCTGGCGAACAGCGACAAGATCGAGGTGGGCGATCTGGTCCTGGCGATCGGGAATCCGTTCGGAGTCGGCCAGACGGTCACCATGGGCATGATCAGCGCGACGGGACGCGCAGGCCTGGGCGTGGACATCGATTACGCCGATTTCATCCAGACGGATGCCGCGATCAACCCTGGAAATTCCGGCGGCGCGTTGGTCGATGCCGAGGGCCGGCTCATCGGCATCAATACCTACATCGTGAGCATGAGCGGCGGCAATCAAGGGATCGGGTTCGCCATCCCTGTCAACCTGGCGAAGAGCGTCATGGAGAGCATCATTCAACATGGCCGCGTCATTCGGGGTTACCTCGGGGTTTGGCTCCAGGATATCAATCCGTCGCTGGCCAAGGAATTTGATCTCCAGGACAAATCCGGAGTAATCATCACCGAGGTCCTCCCCGGCAGTCCTGCGGAGAAAGCCGGCTTGAAAGTCGAAGACATCGTGACCGAACTCGACGGCAAACCCGCCAAAGACAGCCGGCATTTGAAGTTGCAGGTTGGCCAGCTCGCGCCCGGCAGCAAAGCGCGCATGAAAATTCTGCGCGACGGCAAGCCTCGAACCATCGAGGTCACTCTAAAAGAATTGCCGGACTCCGAGCAAACGACTCGCGCGGATCGAAGAAGGGATACGCCTTCGGATGAGACCCTCCAGGGCGTGACCGTCGGCGACCTCAACGCTGCCGCTCGCCGGCAATACGGGATTCCACGCGATCTGGAAGGCGCTTTGGTGATGCAGGTCGAGCCCAATTCCGCTTCTTATGATGCGGGATTGCGTCCTGGGGACGTGATCCTGGAGGTCAATCGCCAGCGCGTGCGCGGCGCCGAGGATGCCGTCGCTTTGACCGAGAAAGCCAAGGACAGAACCACTCTCCTGCGCGTTTGGAGCAGGGGCGGAACACGGTACCTTGTCGTGGACGAGGGCAAGGGCCGGTAA
- the ald gene encoding alanine dehydrogenase: protein MIIAVPREIKEQEYRVALPPSAAYQLIKRGHQILVERGAGAGAGFPDGDYAHAGARVLDDSAVLFEEAELIVKVKEPQPSEYPRLRAGQILFTYLHLAANRELTEALMKSGVTALAYETIEVNGRLPLLEPMSEIAGRMSIVVGGYYLAKHRGGSGVLLGGVPGVLPGRVVILGGGVSGVNAARMATGLGADVTVLEVDLERMRFLDITLHTAHTLYSNENQLLELLPHVDLLIGAVLVPGAKAPRLITREMLRRMRPGSVLVDIAIDQGGCAETSRPTTHDQPVFTAEGVTHYCVANMPAAYARTATQALTNVTFRYIELLADHGLEEACQKQPALGNGVNVLKGRLICRAVAEAHGLPWVKLNFASR, encoded by the coding sequence ATGATCATTGCAGTTCCCAGGGAAATCAAAGAACAGGAGTATCGCGTCGCGCTGCCCCCGTCGGCCGCTTACCAATTGATCAAGCGCGGGCATCAAATCCTGGTCGAACGCGGCGCCGGGGCGGGCGCGGGCTTTCCGGACGGCGATTATGCGCACGCTGGAGCGAGGGTTCTGGACGACTCAGCGGTTCTCTTTGAAGAGGCGGAGTTGATTGTCAAAGTGAAGGAGCCGCAGCCTTCCGAGTATCCGCGGTTGCGCGCCGGCCAGATCCTCTTCACCTACCTGCACCTCGCCGCCAATCGGGAACTGACCGAAGCTTTGATGAAGTCCGGCGTCACGGCTCTCGCTTACGAAACGATCGAAGTGAATGGCCGCCTGCCGCTGCTGGAGCCCATGAGTGAAATCGCCGGCCGCATGTCCATTGTTGTGGGCGGCTATTATCTGGCCAAGCACCGCGGCGGCAGCGGCGTGTTGCTCGGAGGCGTGCCGGGCGTTCTGCCCGGACGCGTCGTCATTCTCGGCGGCGGAGTGTCGGGCGTGAATGCCGCGCGCATGGCCACGGGTCTGGGCGCGGACGTGACGGTCCTGGAGGTCGATTTGGAGCGCATGCGTTTTTTGGACATCACGCTCCACACCGCGCACACGCTCTACTCGAACGAAAATCAACTGCTGGAATTGCTTCCTCACGTGGACCTCTTGATCGGCGCGGTGCTCGTCCCTGGCGCCAAAGCGCCCCGGCTGATCACGCGGGAAATGCTGCGGCGCATGCGGCCGGGCAGCGTGCTGGTCGATATCGCCATCGATCAAGGCGGGTGCGCCGAGACCTCCCGCCCCACGACTCACGATCAACCTGTGTTCACCGCAGAAGGCGTGACCCACTATTGCGTGGCCAACATGCCCGCCGCGTATGCCCGCACCGCCACGCAAGCGCTGACGAATGTGACATTTCGTTACATTGAATTGCTCGCGGACCACGGATTGGAGGAAGCTTGTCAGAAGCAACCCGCGCTTGGGAACGGCGTCAATGTTTTGAAAGGACGGCTGATTTGCCGCGCCGTCGCCGAGGCGCACGGCCTGCCGTGGGTGAAACTGAATTTTGCCTCACGGTAA